In Pseudohongiella acticola, the sequence ATACTGAGGTTGGCAAGACCCGGGTGGCGGCGTCCCTGCTGGCAGCGGCCCGAAACGCAGGGCTGTCGACCGCTGCACTCAAGCCGGTTGCCTCCGGTTGTGACATGCACGAAGCCGGACTGCGCAATGAAGACGCGCTGTTGCTGGCGCAATATTGCACGTTGCCGCTGAGCTACGAGCAGATAAATCCGGTTGCCCTGCGTCAGGCCATCGCGCCGCATCTGGCGGCCGCCAGTGAAGGGCGCACGCTCCAGTTGGATCGACTGGTGGGCTTTGCCCGAGGTGTGTTGATGCAGCGCGCCGATGTCACGGTCGTGGAAGGCGCCGGCGGCTGGCGTGTGCCGCTGAACTCCCGTGAATTTCTGTCCGGATTGCCCGCTGCGCTGAACATGCCGGTGATTCTGGTGGTCGGTCTCAAGCTGGGATGTATCAACCATGCCATTCTGACTGCCGAAGCCATTCTGCGCGATGGTTTGCCATTGGCCGGGTGGGTAGCGAATCACCTCAGTGCGGATATGCCCGCGGCGCACGATAATCTGGCCACGCTGCTTGATGTGCTGCCTGCACCCTGCCTCGGCGAATTGCCTTGGGCTCCGGCAGAATCGCCCGACGACTGCGCCTCGCAATTGGATTTAGGCCAGTTATTGGCAACAAGCGTATAGTTGACGTTGACGTTAACGTAAACTGCCGGTAATTTAGGCATCCAATCCAATCAAGTTCGCTGTTCAAGCAGCCGGAGTCTGACTGTGTCTGATTACAAAGCCCCCGTCCGGGATATGAAATTCGTGTTGAATGAGGTGCTCGCCGCTGACAGGCTGCTGGCCACCATGCCGGGGACCGAAGAAGTTAACGAAGAGCTGATCAATTCAGTACTCGAAGAGGCTGGCAAGGTGGCGGCATCGTTGCTGGCACCGCTGAATCGCAGCGGGGACGAAGAAGGCTGCCAGTTCTCTGATGGCAAGGTGACAACACCATCGGGCTTC encodes:
- the bioD gene encoding dethiobiotin synthase, whose product is MEKARPRAFFVTGTDTEVGKTRVAASLLAAARNAGLSTAALKPVASGCDMHEAGLRNEDALLLAQYCTLPLSYEQINPVALRQAIAPHLAAASEGRTLQLDRLVGFARGVLMQRADVTVVEGAGGWRVPLNSREFLSGLPAALNMPVILVVGLKLGCINHAILTAEAILRDGLPLAGWVANHLSADMPAAHDNLATLLDVLPAPCLGELPWAPAESPDDCASQLDLGQLLATSV